A stretch of Sulfurimonas xiamenensis DNA encodes these proteins:
- a CDS encoding YifB family Mg chelatase-like AAA ATPase — MMKMVSCATYEGIEAKVVHVESTLTKGLPSFSVVGMASASINEAKERVKSALLSNEFTFPPKRITINLAPSDVKKEGSQFDLSIALLIALDYIEDDFSEWFVFGELGLDGVVKENIQLYPLLLSLANQKIIKKAVVPYESLEKLSNIPKIEFYGVKTLNEAIELLKNPNNAVPNIIYKKIEYPSYTINDKEYYFYDNYIEDFLDVKGQEVAKRAALISAAGFHNLLLEGSPGCGKSMIAQRLRYILPPLSSDEILDIAKLDALEAKEPNFKPLRSYRAPHHSSTTASIFGGGSSRAKIGEVGLAHRGLLFFDELPHFQKSVLEALREPLQDNKIRVSRVNAKVEYPSDFLFVSAMNPCPCGNLLNNQKECRCSELEIQRYKNRLSDPFLDRIDICVVMQHSNVNDRASISSKEMHKQVIEVHKRVKLRGQEHFNAKLSDAQIEKYCILNAEAKEILDIAVTRFALSFRSIKKIQKVSLTIADLEGSDIIDKNHILEALSYRKRG, encoded by the coding sequence GGCATTGAAGCAAAAGTTGTGCATGTTGAATCTACTCTTACAAAAGGTTTGCCATCTTTTAGTGTAGTTGGGATGGCTAGTGCTTCTATAAATGAAGCAAAGGAGCGTGTTAAATCTGCACTTCTTAGCAATGAATTTACATTTCCTCCAAAGCGCATTACAATAAACCTTGCTCCAAGTGATGTTAAGAAAGAGGGAAGCCAGTTTGATCTAAGTATCGCACTATTAATCGCACTTGATTATATTGAGGATGATTTTAGTGAGTGGTTTGTTTTTGGAGAACTCGGTCTTGATGGCGTTGTCAAGGAAAATATACAGCTTTATCCTCTTCTGCTCTCACTTGCAAATCAAAAAATTATAAAAAAAGCGGTTGTTCCTTATGAGAGTTTGGAGAAGCTTTCTAACATACCAAAAATTGAGTTTTATGGAGTAAAAACACTCAATGAAGCTATAGAACTTTTAAAAAATCCAAACAATGCAGTGCCAAATATTATTTATAAAAAAATAGAGTATCCAAGTTATACAATAAATGATAAAGAGTACTATTTTTATGATAACTATATTGAAGATTTTTTAGATGTAAAGGGTCAAGAGGTTGCCAAAAGAGCAGCATTGATAAGTGCTGCCGGATTTCATAACTTGCTTTTAGAAGGTAGTCCGGGTTGTGGAAAAAGCATGATCGCACAAAGGCTTCGCTATATTTTGCCTCCACTTAGCAGTGATGAAATTTTAGATATCGCAAAACTTGATGCGCTTGAAGCAAAAGAACCTAATTTTAAACCGCTTAGAAGCTATAGAGCTCCTCATCACTCATCTACAACTGCAAGTATATTTGGCGGCGGAAGCAGCAGGGCTAAAATTGGTGAAGTGGGGCTGGCACATAGAGGTTTGCTTTTTTTTGATGAGCTGCCTCACTTTCAAAAGAGCGTCTTGGAGGCACTTCGTGAGCCTTTGCAGGATAATAAAATAAGAGTATCGAGAGTAAATGCAAAAGTAGAGTATCCAAGCGATTTTTTATTTGTAAGCGCTATGAACCCGTGTCCATGCGGTAATCTTTTAAATAATCAAAAAGAGTGCAGGTGCAGTGAATTAGAGATACAGAGATATAAAAACAGGCTCTCAGATCCATTTTTGGATAGAATAGATATATGTGTTGTTATGCAGCACTCTAATGTAAATGACAGGGCGAGTATAAGTTCAAAAGAGATGCATAAACAAGTTATTGAAGTTCATAAACGAGTAAAACTGAGAGGACAGGAACATTTTAATGCAAAATTAAGTGATGCTCAAATAGAGAAATATTGTATTTTAAATGCTGAGGCAAAAGAGATTTTAGATATAGCTGTTACGCGTTTTGCTCTCTCTTTTAGGAGTATTAAAAAGATTCAGAAAGTTTCACTTACTATTGCTGATTTAGAGGGAAGCGATATAATAGATAAAAACCATATTTTGGAGGCGTTAAGTTACAGAAAAAGAGGATAG
- a CDS encoding YceI family protein produces MKKLQLLIVLLLLGASTLFGGVYSIDASHTNVGFSVKHMMISTVNGEFQKFDGNFELDEKNNLVALKGEMDVNSINTNIAKRDAHLKSAEIFNAEQFPKVTFILDKVKGDKAYGKLTIKNTTKDVVLDYDFGGTITDPWGKQRAGLSLSGEIDRRDYDITWNQALEAGGVVVSEIVKLNVEIQGILKSEDEF; encoded by the coding sequence ATGAAAAAATTGCAATTACTAATTGTATTATTACTGCTTGGTGCGAGCACACTATTTGGAGGTGTTTATAGTATTGACGCTTCTCATACAAATGTAGGTTTTTCGGTAAAGCATATGATGATAAGCACTGTAAATGGAGAATTTCAAAAGTTTGATGGTAACTTTGAGCTTGATGAAAAAAACAATCTTGTTGCATTAAAAGGTGAGATGGATGTTAACTCTATTAATACAAATATTGCAAAAAGAGATGCACATCTTAAATCAGCTGAGATTTTTAATGCAGAGCAATTTCCAAAAGTAACTTTTATTCTAGATAAAGTAAAAGGCGATAAAGCCTATGGAAAACTTACTATAAAAAATACAACGAAAGATGTTGTTCTTGACTATGATTTTGGAGGAACTATCACAGATCCATGGGGCAAACAAAGAGCAGGATTAAGCCTTAGCGGAGAGATTGACAGAAGAGATTATGATATTACATGGAATCAAGCATTAGAAGCAGGTGGCGTTGTTGTAAGCGAAATTGTAAAATTAAATGTAGAGATACAGGGTATTTTAAAATCTGAAGATGAATTTTAA